In Flavobacterium cerinum, one genomic interval encodes:
- the tamL gene encoding translocation and assembly module lipoprotein TamL: MKNNLSKIALFLLLGAILYSCSLVKRVPEGQHLLIENTVMVDGKKEKSETILNQLYQKPNSSILGYRLRLQMYNLARKSPEADYQLWLEKNPKRHKFLADLLSEKQVQRLGQSFFVSGASTFLKKTGEPPVIIDSTKVQKSRNRLLSYYFNAGYFNNKITYKIDTLADKRGKVSYDIKLGTPYIIDSISTSIKTEALDSLFQRTKNQSLIVKNKQYNSQDFIDERKRIATHFRNNGAYYFQETNIEYDVDTVATNHKAHVDILIDDRTIKKGDSLVKVPFKLYTISEVNIFTGNTHNKSKQKVADSVSYNNFNIYSSDKLKYKPKALTDAVFITKGSKFSDFRRQLTSRSLSNLRVFNYPNIEYEEDKNDSTGTSLIANIILSPRKKFTFNATADFMHSNIQDFGILGSAAVSIRNLFRGAEILEIALRGNIGSSRDLANPNNVFFNISEYGADVKLSFPRIFFPLNTDKIIPKNTLPTTQMSIGLSRQQNIGLDKESFTGILNYNWNPKRNTNIRLDLVNLQYVRNVNPGNYFSVYHSSYDRLNSLAHVYNTNPGNMDAEGNLTIPDGTTNFTNEVLGGQTSLTQNDGDYFAIRSIEERRIRLTENNLILATNVTYTKSSRTNINDNDFYTFKTKLESAGNMLSLISKLEKQEEDIYGRKKFFNVEYSQYLKGEVDFIKNWDLGGKQVIAARAFTGLAIPYGNSNSIPFSRSYFGGGSNDNRAWQSYSLGPGRSGGLNDFNEANFKIALSAEYRFNIFNKLNGAFFADAGNIWNVFDNVTDEESVFEGFKSLQDIALGTGIGFRYDLNFFVIRLDVGFKTYNPAKEMKERWFRDIVPNRAVLNIGINYPF, translated from the coding sequence TTGAAAAATAATTTATCAAAAATAGCACTATTTCTTCTATTAGGTGCAATTTTATATTCCTGTTCTCTTGTTAAAAGAGTACCTGAAGGGCAACACCTTTTAATTGAGAATACGGTAATGGTCGACGGCAAAAAAGAAAAAAGCGAGACCATTTTAAATCAGCTTTACCAGAAACCGAACAGTTCCATTTTAGGATACCGTCTTCGTCTTCAGATGTATAATCTGGCTCGAAAAAGTCCGGAAGCCGACTATCAATTATGGCTCGAAAAAAATCCGAAACGCCATAAATTTCTGGCCGACCTGTTATCGGAAAAGCAAGTGCAACGTTTAGGACAATCTTTTTTTGTTTCCGGTGCCAGTACCTTTCTGAAAAAAACCGGTGAACCGCCTGTTATTATCGATTCTACCAAAGTACAAAAATCCAGAAACCGATTATTATCTTACTATTTTAACGCCGGTTATTTCAATAACAAGATTACCTATAAAATTGACACTTTAGCAGACAAACGCGGAAAAGTAAGCTACGACATCAAACTCGGCACCCCGTATATTATTGACAGTATAAGCACTTCGATCAAAACCGAAGCGTTGGATTCGTTATTTCAGCGAACCAAAAACCAATCGCTTATCGTTAAAAATAAACAATACAATTCACAGGATTTTATTGATGAACGCAAGCGGATTGCAACTCATTTCCGAAACAACGGTGCTTATTATTTCCAGGAAACCAATATCGAATATGATGTGGATACCGTTGCAACCAATCACAAAGCCCATGTAGACATTCTGATTGATGACCGAACAATTAAAAAAGGGGATTCGCTGGTAAAAGTTCCTTTTAAATTATACACAATCAGTGAGGTTAACATCTTTACCGGAAACACACATAACAAAAGCAAACAAAAAGTAGCTGACAGTGTAAGCTATAACAACTTTAACATTTACAGTTCAGACAAGCTAAAATACAAACCGAAAGCCTTAACCGATGCTGTTTTCATCACCAAAGGCAGTAAGTTCAGTGATTTCAGACGTCAGTTAACTTCCCGTTCACTGAGTAATTTACGTGTCTTTAATTATCCGAATATTGAATATGAAGAAGACAAAAATGATTCAACCGGGACATCCCTGATAGCCAATATCATTTTATCGCCACGTAAAAAATTCACCTTTAATGCTACTGCCGATTTTATGCACTCCAACATTCAGGATTTTGGTATTCTGGGGAGTGCAGCCGTTTCGATACGTAACCTTTTCAGAGGTGCCGAAATTTTAGAAATCGCTTTAAGAGGGAATATCGGCTCGTCTCGTGATTTAGCTAATCCGAATAACGTATTTTTTAACATTTCCGAATACGGAGCCGATGTTAAGCTATCTTTTCCGAGAATCTTTTTCCCGTTAAATACCGATAAAATCATTCCGAAAAATACGCTTCCGACCACCCAAATGAGTATCGGTCTTTCGCGCCAGCAAAATATCGGTCTGGACAAAGAAAGCTTTACCGGAATCCTCAATTATAACTGGAATCCGAAGCGAAACACCAATATCCGTTTGGATCTGGTGAACCTGCAATATGTCCGCAACGTAAATCCGGGCAATTATTTCAGCGTATATCATTCCTCATACGATCGTCTGAATAGCCTTGCTCATGTTTACAACACCAATCCGGGTAATATGGATGCTGAAGGAAATCTGACCATTCCGGACGGAACGACTAATTTCACTAATGAAGTATTAGGCGGTCAAACCAGTCTTACTCAAAATGACGGTGACTACTTTGCGATTCGCAGTATTGAGGAAAGAAGAATCCGACTTACGGAGAATAACCTGATTCTGGCAACAAATGTTACTTATACAAAATCAAGTCGTACCAATATTAACGATAACGATTTTTATACTTTTAAAACAAAGTTGGAATCGGCAGGAAATATGTTGAGTCTGATTTCAAAACTGGAGAAACAGGAAGAGGACATTTACGGCCGTAAAAAATTCTTTAATGTAGAATACTCACAATATCTGAAAGGTGAAGTTGATTTTATCAAAAACTGGGATTTAGGCGGCAAACAAGTTATCGCTGCGCGTGCCTTTACCGGACTGGCGATTCCGTATGGCAATTCCAATTCGATTCCGTTTTCGCGAAGTTACTTTGGCGGAGGATCAAACGACAACCGTGCGTGGCAATCCTATAGTTTAGGTCCCGGACGAAGCGGTGGTTTAAATGACTTTAACGAAGCCAACTTTAAAATTGCTTTAAGTGCTGAATATCGTTTTAACATTTTCAACAAACTAAACGGTGCTTTTTTTGCCGATGCCGGAAATATCTGGAACGTATTTGATAACGTAACCGATGAAGAAAGCGTTTTTGAAGGTTTTAAATCGTTACAGGATATTGCATTGGGTACCGGAATCGGTTTCCGATATGATTTAAACTTCTTTGTAATCCGTCTGGATGTCGGTTTCAAGACCTATAATCCGGCCAAAGAGATGAAAGAAAGATGGTTCCGTGACATTGTACCGAACCGTGCTGTCTTAAATATTGGAATTAATTATCCTTTCTAA
- a CDS encoding TrmH family RNA methyltransferase produces the protein MVSKNQIKLITSLQQKKYRKQHKLFFAEGIKVIQELLNSNFELYHLFTVEPVFDTLPSGKVTAITEQELKKISALTTPNTCLALFYIPEEKPITEEGLILALDDIRDPGNLGTILRLSDWFGITHIVCTNETVDIYNPKVVQATMGSITRVNVVYTDLIAFLDQTKLPVFGTFMDGANLYEQKLPENGIIVMGNEANGISEAIEKKTTERLSIPRFGNLQQTESLNVATATAIILSEFKRGTFSGK, from the coding sequence ATGGTTAGTAAGAACCAAATCAAATTAATAACGAGTTTACAGCAAAAAAAATATAGAAAACAGCATAAATTGTTCTTTGCTGAAGGTATAAAGGTAATTCAAGAATTGTTGAATTCCAATTTTGAACTGTACCATTTGTTTACGGTTGAACCTGTTTTTGATACGCTTCCGTCTGGTAAAGTAACCGCAATTACCGAACAGGAACTCAAAAAAATAAGTGCACTTACTACGCCGAACACTTGTTTGGCTTTGTTTTATATTCCCGAAGAAAAGCCGATAACGGAAGAAGGACTTATTCTGGCACTGGATGATATTCGCGATCCGGGAAATCTGGGAACGATTTTACGATTGAGCGACTGGTTTGGAATTACCCATATTGTTTGTACAAACGAAACCGTTGATATCTATAACCCGAAAGTGGTTCAGGCTACAATGGGATCGATTACAAGAGTTAATGTGGTTTATACGGATTTGATTGCTTTTCTGGATCAAACAAAACTCCCGGTTTTCGGAACGTTTATGGACGGAGCCAATCTGTATGAGCAAAAACTCCCTGAAAACGGAATTATCGTTATGGGAAATGAAGCCAATGGTATTTCGGAAGCGATAGAAAAGAAGACTACGGAACGACTTTCGATACCGCGTTTCGGTAATTTACAACAAACGGAAAGTTTGAATGTGGCTACTGCTACCGCAATTATTCTTAGCGAATTTAAAAGAGGAACTTTTAGTGGAAAGTAA
- the porT gene encoding type IX secretion/gliding motility protein PorT/SprT, which yields MRKVILISLLFLSLNSFAQSMFSKNPVINLENFDKQRVHWGYFLGFSSYDFKFDYIKPGVDIEVKGSTGFNVGLVGNLRIMEHLDLRFEPGLYYTQRDLTFHDPSLTRPVEQLREVKSTYIHFPLLLKFSSQRFGNVRPYVVGGFSKSLNLGSNHDATDDNYAYRFRMTRWSTNYELGLGIDFYLEYFKFSPSIRGVFGLNDELIRDNNPNSPWTGNVESMKTRGIFINFTFH from the coding sequence ATGAGAAAAGTCATCCTTATTTCCTTACTATTCCTGTCATTAAACAGCTTTGCACAATCCATGTTTAGTAAAAATCCGGTGATCAACCTGGAGAATTTTGATAAACAACGTGTGCACTGGGGTTATTTTTTAGGTTTTAGCAGTTATGATTTTAAGTTTGACTATATCAAACCCGGCGTTGATATTGAAGTAAAAGGTTCAACCGGATTTAACGTAGGTTTGGTTGGAAATCTTCGTATTATGGAACATTTGGATCTTCGTTTTGAACCCGGATTATACTATACGCAGCGTGATCTGACCTTCCACGATCCGAGTCTGACCCGTCCTGTAGAACAATTAAGAGAGGTAAAATCGACTTACATTCATTTTCCGTTACTTTTAAAATTCTCTTCGCAACGTTTCGGAAATGTACGTCCTTATGTAGTAGGCGGATTTTCTAAATCATTGAATTTAGGAAGTAACCATGATGCTACAGATGACAACTACGCCTATCGATTTCGTATGACACGGTGGTCGACTAATTACGAATTGGGATTAGGTATCGACTTTTATCTGGAGTATTTTAAATTTTCGCCGTCCATACGTGGCGTATTCGGTTTAAATGACGAATTAATTCGTGACAACAACCCGAACAGTCCGTGGACCGGAAATGTAGAGTCGATGAAAACACGTGGTATCTTTATCAACTTTACTTTCCACTAA
- the ubiE gene encoding bifunctional demethylmenaquinone methyltransferase/2-methoxy-6-polyprenyl-1,4-benzoquinol methylase UbiE — MSKNVTPYKDSELGKKEQVTQMFDTISGKYDNLNRVISFGIDIKWRNKVLKIVSDKKPQTVLDIATGTGDLAILMTKTSATQIIGLDISSGMLEIGKKKITHLNLTDKIQMVLGDSENIPYENNYFDAITVAFGVRNFETLEKGLSEILRVLKPNGVFVILETSVPTRFPFKQGYYFYTKNILPLIGKLFSKDKVAYSYLSESASVFPHGEALNNILRKVGFIDVKHAPQTFGAATIYSASKK, encoded by the coding sequence ATGTCAAAAAACGTCACGCCTTATAAAGATTCCGAACTAGGAAAAAAAGAACAAGTAACCCAAATGTTTGATACGATTTCCGGAAAATACGACAACCTGAATCGTGTTATTTCTTTTGGTATTGATATTAAATGGCGTAATAAAGTTTTAAAAATAGTTTCCGATAAAAAACCGCAAACCGTATTGGACATTGCAACCGGAACCGGTGATTTAGCTATATTAATGACTAAAACCAGCGCTACTCAAATTATCGGATTGGATATTTCTTCCGGAATGCTGGAAATCGGAAAAAAGAAAATCACTCATTTAAATCTTACCGATAAGATCCAAATGGTATTAGGCGATTCAGAAAACATTCCGTATGAGAATAATTATTTTGATGCTATAACCGTCGCTTTCGGTGTTCGTAATTTTGAGACTCTTGAAAAAGGATTATCTGAAATCTTGCGCGTACTAAAACCAAACGGTGTTTTTGTTATCTTAGAAACCTCGGTTCCAACCCGATTCCCTTTTAAACAAGGTTATTATTTCTACACTAAAAATATCTTACCGTTGATCGGGAAGTTGTTTTCTAAAGACAAAGTAGCCTATTCCTACCTGTCGGAATCCGCATCTGTTTTCCCTCATGGTGAAGCGTTAAACAATATTTTACGAAAAGTTGGGTTTATAGATGTGAAACACGCTCCTCAGACATTCGGAGCCGCAACGATTTATTCAGCTTCAAAAAAGTAA
- a CDS encoding dihydrofolate reductase, with amino-acid sequence MITIIAAAAENNALGKDNQMIWHLPDDFKRFRQLTTGHYIIMGRKTFESLPKLLPNRTHVVITRQKDYSVPDGVLIAGSLEEAIKISPQNESIFIIGGGEIYKQSLPIADTIELTRVQTSPHADAFFPEINPDQWQLTFEEFHPKDEKHAFDFSFLTYKKTS; translated from the coding sequence ATGATTACCATTATCGCTGCTGCGGCAGAAAACAATGCATTAGGAAAAGACAATCAAATGATCTGGCATTTACCGGATGATTTTAAACGTTTCCGCCAGCTCACCACCGGTCATTATATCATAATGGGACGGAAAACATTTGAAAGCTTACCCAAACTTCTTCCTAACCGGACGCACGTGGTTATCACCCGTCAGAAAGACTATTCCGTTCCGGACGGCGTTCTGATTGCCGGTTCACTTGAAGAAGCCATTAAAATAAGTCCGCAGAATGAGTCTATCTTTATCATTGGCGGCGGAGAAATCTACAAACAATCTTTACCAATTGCCGATACTATCGAATTGACACGCGTGCAAACCAGTCCGCATGCAGATGCTTTTTTTCCGGAAATCAACCCGGATCAATGGCAACTAACATTCGAGGAATTTCATCCAAAAGATGAAAAACATGCTTTTGATTTTAGTTTTTTGACGTATAAAAAAACATCCTGA
- a CDS encoding 2TM domain-containing protein has translation MEINQHELYEYARQRLKQKKRLYFHFVLFFLGSIFCIVANKLLNIKPEMNWYLWVITVWFFLFVLHFIRVFITDSFMNKKWERAQIDKLMLQQERKLEQLQKDIDKQNNATQ, from the coding sequence ATGGAAATAAACCAACACGAATTATATGAATATGCAAGACAGCGCTTAAAACAAAAAAAGCGCCTCTATTTTCATTTTGTCTTGTTTTTCCTGGGAAGCATCTTCTGTATTGTTGCGAATAAACTACTGAATATCAAACCTGAAATGAACTGGTATTTATGGGTTATTACCGTATGGTTTTTCTTGTTTGTATTGCATTTTATTCGTGTGTTTATTACCGACAGTTTTATGAATAAAAAATGGGAACGTGCTCAGATAGACAAACTGATGTTACAACAGGAGCGTAAATTGGAACAACTACAAAAAGACATTGACAAACAGAACAACGCTACACAATAA
- a CDS encoding thymidylate synthase — MKQYLDLVKHVLDNGSQKGDRTGTGTKSVFGYQMRFDLSEGFPLVTTKKLHLKSIIHELLWFLNGDTNIAYLNENGVKIWDEWADENGNLGPIYGHQWRNWNNEEIDQITELIDTLKNNPNSRRMLVSAWNPSVLPDTSKSFADNVADGKAALPPCHAFFQFYVSDGKLSCQLYQRSADVFLGVPFNIASYALFTMMIAQVCDLQPGDFIHTFGDVHIYNNHIEQVQLQLTREPHKLPKMILNPEIKNIFDFKFEDFTLVDYDPHPHIKGVVSI, encoded by the coding sequence ATGAAACAATATTTAGATTTAGTAAAGCACGTTTTAGACAACGGAAGTCAGAAAGGTGATCGTACCGGAACCGGAACCAAAAGTGTTTTCGGTTATCAGATGCGTTTTGACTTAAGTGAAGGGTTCCCATTGGTTACTACTAAAAAACTACATCTGAAATCGATTATTCATGAGTTACTTTGGTTTTTAAATGGTGATACCAATATTGCCTACTTAAACGAAAACGGCGTAAAAATTTGGGACGAATGGGCGGATGAAAACGGAAATTTAGGTCCAATTTACGGTCATCAGTGGCGCAACTGGAACAATGAAGAAATTGATCAAATTACAGAACTGATTGATACTTTAAAAAATAATCCAAACAGCAGAAGGATGTTGGTTTCGGCCTGGAATCCAAGTGTACTTCCAGACACTTCCAAGTCATTTGCCGACAATGTTGCCGACGGAAAAGCAGCTCTTCCACCCTGCCATGCTTTTTTCCAGTTTTATGTATCCGACGGAAAATTATCTTGTCAGCTATACCAACGTAGCGCTGACGTCTTTTTAGGTGTTCCGTTTAACATTGCATCCTATGCGCTGTTTACTATGATGATCGCACAGGTTTGCGATCTGCAACCCGGTGATTTTATTCACACTTTCGGTGATGTACATATTTACAACAACCATATCGAGCAGGTACAATTACAACTTACCCGCGAACCGCATAAACTCCCTAAAATGATCTTGAATCCTGAAATTAAAAACATTTTTGATTTCAAATTTGAGGACTTTACTTTAGTCGATTACGATCCGCATCCGCATATTAAAGGAGTTGTTTCTATATAA
- a CDS encoding bifunctional nuclease family protein, producing the protein MSLVKLTIKGISYSQTQNGAYALILNEVDGERKLPIVIGAFEAQSIAIALEKEIKPPRPLTHDLFKNFADRFDIVVKQVIIHKLVDGVFFSSIICERDRIEEIIDARTSDAIALALRFNAPIFTYKNILDKAGIYLKVSPLEDTKKEEGDDPLSSPETFGLTDNEDVTGETYSQYSLAELYDLLESAVQNEDYEKAAKIRDEISKKES; encoded by the coding sequence ATGAGTTTAGTAAAATTAACGATAAAAGGAATTTCATACAGTCAAACGCAAAACGGCGCTTACGCCTTGATTTTAAATGAAGTAGACGGCGAACGCAAATTACCGATCGTAATAGGAGCTTTTGAAGCGCAATCGATTGCCATCGCTCTTGAAAAAGAGATCAAACCTCCGCGTCCATTAACCCACGATTTATTTAAAAATTTTGCCGACCGATTTGACATCGTTGTCAAACAGGTTATTATTCACAAACTCGTAGACGGCGTATTTTTTTCCAGTATTATCTGTGAAAGAGATCGAATTGAAGAAATTATTGACGCTCGTACTTCCGATGCTATTGCATTGGCACTCCGTTTTAACGCTCCGATATTTACTTATAAAAACATACTGGACAAAGCCGGTATTTACTTAAAAGTAAGTCCGCTGGAAGACACTAAAAAAGAAGAAGGTGACGATCCTTTAAGCAGTCCTGAAACGTTTGGTCTGACCGATAACGAAGATGTTACCGGTGAAACCTATTCACAATACAGTCTTGCTGAGTTATACGATTTATTAGAAAGTGCCGTTCAGAATGAAGACTATGAAAAAGCGGCTAAAATACGTGACGAAATTTCAAAAAAAGAATCTTAA
- a CDS encoding electron transfer flavoprotein subunit alpha/FixB family protein has product MSILIYAESAEGKFKKVAFELASYAKKVAEKMGTTVTAVTVNAGDVSPLSKYGVDKVLKVNNDKLAAFNAKAYADVIKQAAQKEGTKIIVLSSTTDSLYLAPLVAVGLNAGYASNVVALPESTSPFTVKRNAFSNKAFNITEITTDVKVIGLAKNSFGLAESASSLTEEDFAPSLNDADFSIKVENVEKVSGKVTIADAEIVVSAGRGLKGPENWGMIEDLASVLGAATACSKPVSDLGWRPHSEHVGQTGKPVAANLYIAVGISGAIQHIAGINSSKVKVVINPDADAPFFKVADYGVVGDAFDVVPKLVEKLKEFKAHNS; this is encoded by the coding sequence ATGTCAATTTTAATATACGCTGAATCAGCAGAAGGAAAATTTAAAAAAGTAGCTTTCGAGTTAGCTTCTTATGCTAAGAAAGTGGCTGAAAAAATGGGAACAACCGTTACTGCCGTTACTGTTAACGCAGGTGATGTTAGCCCGCTTTCAAAATACGGAGTAGACAAAGTTTTAAAAGTAAACAACGATAAATTAGCTGCTTTTAACGCTAAAGCATACGCTGACGTTATCAAACAAGCGGCTCAGAAAGAAGGAACCAAAATTATCGTTCTATCTTCTACAACCGACAGTTTATACCTGGCTCCGCTTGTAGCAGTAGGCTTAAATGCGGGATATGCTTCTAACGTAGTAGCATTACCGGAAAGCACTTCTCCGTTCACAGTAAAACGAAATGCTTTTTCTAACAAAGCTTTCAATATCACTGAAATCACTACCGATGTAAAAGTAATCGGATTAGCGAAAAACTCATTCGGATTAGCCGAATCTGCTTCTTCATTAACAGAAGAAGATTTTGCACCGTCATTAAATGATGCTGATTTCTCAATCAAAGTTGAAAACGTAGAGAAAGTAAGCGGAAAAGTAACCATTGCCGATGCTGAAATTGTAGTTTCTGCCGGACGTGGATTAAAAGGTCCTGAAAACTGGGGTATGATCGAAGATTTAGCAAGTGTTTTAGGTGCTGCTACAGCTTGTTCAAAACCAGTATCTGATTTAGGATGGAGACCTCACAGTGAGCACGTAGGACAAACCGGAAAACCGGTAGCTGCCAACTTATATATTGCAGTAGGTATTTCAGGAGCGATTCAGCATATTGCCGGAATCAACTCTTCTAAAGTAAAAGTAGTAATCAACCCTGACGCTGACGCACCTTTCTTTAAAGTTGCAGATTACGGAGTAGTTGGTGATGCTTTCGATGTAGTACCGAAATTAGTTGAAAAATTAAAAGAATTTAAAGCACATAATTCTTAA
- a CDS encoding electron transfer flavoprotein subunit beta/FixA family protein, producing the protein MKILVCISHVPDTTSKINFVNGDSEFDTNGVQFVINPNDEFGLTRAIWFKEQQGANVTVVNVGGPDAEATLRKALAIGADEAIRVNAAPTDGFFVAKQLAEVVKNGNYDLVIAGKESLDYNGGMVPGMLAALAGFDFINSCIGLEVNGTSVKAVREIDGGKETLSASLPLVVGGQKGIVEEKDLRIPNMRGIMTARTKALTVLEPVASDNNTKAVKFEKPAPKSAVKLVSPDNLDELINLLHNEAKVI; encoded by the coding sequence ATGAAAATATTAGTTTGCATCAGTCATGTGCCTGATACTACTTCAAAAATTAACTTTGTTAATGGCGATTCAGAATTTGACACAAACGGTGTACAATTCGTAATTAATCCTAATGACGAGTTTGGTTTAACCAGAGCGATATGGTTTAAAGAACAACAAGGAGCAAACGTAACAGTGGTTAACGTTGGCGGACCTGATGCAGAAGCGACATTACGTAAGGCATTAGCAATCGGAGCTGACGAGGCAATTCGTGTAAACGCAGCGCCAACAGACGGTTTTTTCGTAGCTAAGCAATTGGCTGAAGTGGTTAAAAACGGGAACTACGATTTAGTTATTGCCGGAAAAGAATCATTAGACTATAACGGTGGAATGGTACCGGGAATGCTGGCTGCTTTAGCCGGATTTGATTTTATCAACTCTTGTATCGGTCTTGAAGTAAACGGAACCAGTGTCAAAGCGGTAAGAGAAATTGACGGCGGAAAAGAAACTTTAAGTGCAAGCCTTCCATTAGTAGTGGGCGGACAAAAAGGTATCGTTGAGGAGAAAGATTTAAGAATCCCGAACATGAGAGGAATCATGACAGCAAGAACCAAAGCTTTAACTGTTTTGGAACCAGTTGCATCTGATAACAATACAAAAGCGGTTAAATTTGAAAAACCGGCTCCGAAATCGGCGGTTAAATTAGTAAGCCCGGACAATCTGGATGAACTAATCAACCTTTTACATAACGAAGCAAAAGTTATCTAA
- a CDS encoding pyruvate dehydrogenase complex E1 component subunit beta, translating to MRTIQFREAVCEAMSEEMRRDESVYLMGEEVAEYNGAYKASKGMLDEFGPKRVIDTPIAELGFAGIAVGSAMNGNRPIVEFMTFNFSLVGIDQIINNAAKMRQMSAGQFSMPIVFRGPTASAGQLAATHSQAFENWFANTPGLKVVVPSNPYDAKGLLKSAIRDNDPVIFMESEQMYGDKGEVPEGEYTIPLGVAEIKREGTDVTIVSFGKIIKEAYIAADELAKEGISCEVIDLRTVRPMDYDAILKSVKKTNRLVVLEEAWPFGSVASEITYMVQEKAFDYLDAPIQRITTADTPAPYSPVLLKEWLPNAGDVVKAVKKVTYK from the coding sequence ATGAGAACGATACAGTTTAGAGAAGCGGTTTGTGAAGCGATGAGCGAAGAAATGCGTCGCGACGAATCGGTATATTTAATGGGAGAAGAAGTAGCCGAATATAACGGTGCTTATAAGGCTTCCAAAGGAATGCTGGATGAATTCGGTCCGAAAAGAGTTATTGATACTCCTATCGCAGAATTAGGTTTTGCCGGTATCGCAGTTGGTTCTGCCATGAACGGTAACCGTCCTATCGTAGAATTTATGACGTTTAACTTTTCATTGGTTGGAATCGATCAGATCATCAACAACGCAGCAAAAATGCGTCAGATGTCTGCCGGACAATTCTCAATGCCTATCGTATTCCGTGGTCCTACAGCTTCTGCCGGACAGTTAGCGGCAACACACTCTCAGGCTTTTGAAAACTGGTTTGCAAATACACCGGGACTTAAAGTTGTAGTACCGTCAAATCCATATGATGCAAAAGGATTATTAAAATCAGCTATCCGTGATAACGATCCGGTTATCTTTATGGAATCCGAACAAATGTACGGTGATAAAGGGGAAGTGCCGGAAGGGGAATATACTATTCCGTTAGGTGTTGCTGAAATTAAACGTGAAGGAACCGATGTAACTATTGTTTCATTCGGAAAAATTATAAAAGAAGCGTATATCGCTGCTGATGAATTAGCGAAAGAAGGTATCTCTTGTGAGGTGATCGACTTAAGAACGGTTCGTCCGATGGATTATGATGCAATCCTGAAATCGGTTAAAAAAACCAACCGTCTTGTAGTATTGGAAGAAGCTTGGCCGTTTGGTAGTGTAGCTTCAGAAATTACTTATATGGTTCAGGAAAAAGCATTCGATTATCTGGATGCTCCTATTCAACGAATTACTACTGCAGATACTCCTGCGCCGTATTCTCCGGTGCTTTTAAAAGAATGGTTGCCTAATGCAGGCGATGTTGTAAAAGCAGTGAAGAAAGTTACTTATAAATAA